In the genome of Epinephelus lanceolatus isolate andai-2023 chromosome 18, ASM4190304v1, whole genome shotgun sequence, one region contains:
- the coro1a gene encoding coronin-1A: protein MSRRVVRSSKFRHVFGQAVKADQCYDDIRISQMTWDSNFCSVNPKFVAMIVDASGGGAFMVLPLSKTGRIDMSYPTVCGHTGPVLDIEFCPHNDNIIASGSEDCSVMIWEIPDGGLTTSLTDPVVKLDGHSKRVGILSWHPTAHNVLLSAGCDNVVILWNVARGEEVVRIDTVHTDLIYSACWNRDGSQILTSCKDKTLRVLNPRKGTVIFEKEKPHEGSRPVRAVFVSDGKILSTGFSRMSERQVALWDPKNFGEPLNLQELDTSSGVLLPFFDPDTGIVYLCGKGDSSIRYFEVTDEAPYVHFLSMYSSKESQKGMAYMPKRGLEVNKCEIARFYKLHERKCEPIVMTVPRKSDLFQEDLYPDTIGPEPSVEADEWFQGKDGQPILISLKDGFVATTKAKEFKVHKSLMKTTTACVGNQQDNSGELQSLRKEMKDLKAAIEELTNRVKELESKH, encoded by the exons ATGTCCAGGAGGGTTGTGAGGTCCAGTAAGTTCCGCCACGTCTTTGGCCAGGCTGTGAAAGCTGACCAATGCTACGATGACATCCGAATCTCCCAGATGACATGGGACAGCAACTTCTGCTCTGTGAACCCCAAGTTTGTGGCCATGATTGTGGATGCTAGTGGTGGAGGAGCCTTCATGGTGCTGCCCCTGAGCAAG aCAGGACGTATCGACATGTCCTACCCGACTGTGTGTGGCCACACAGGACCGGTCCTGGACATCGAGTTTTGTCCTCACAATGACAACATCATTGCCAGTGGCTCTGAGGACTGTAGTGTCATG ATTTGGGAGATCCCGGACGGTGGACTGACCACATCACTCACAGATCCTGTTGTCAAGCTGGACGGCCACTCCAAACGGGTTGGCATCCTGAGCTGGCACCCCACTGCCCACAATGTGCTGCTGAGTGCAG GCTGTGATAATGTGGTGATCCTGTGGAACGTGGCTCGTGGGGAGGAAGTGGTGAGGATCGACACTGTTCACACTGACCTCATCTACAGTGCCTGCTGGAACCGGGATGGCTCCCAGATTCTCACCTCCTGCAAGGACAAGACCTTGCGAGTGCTGAACCCACGCAAGGGCACCGTCATCTTT gagaaggagaagcctcATGAGGGCTCCAGGCCTGTCAGGGCGGTGTTTGTGTCTGACGGGAAGATCCTCAGTACTGGCTTCAGTCGCATGAGTGAGAGACAGGTGGCACTGTGGGATCCA AAGAACTTTGGAGAGCCGCTGAACCTGCAGGAGCTGGACACCAGTAGTGGCGTCCTTCTGCCATTTTTTGACCCAGACACTGGTATCGTCTACCTCTGTGGCAAG GGGGACAGCAGTATCCGTTACTTTGAGGTGACAGATGAAGCTCCTTATGTCCACTTCCTGTCCATGTACAGCAGCAAGGAGAGCCAGAAGGGGATGGCGTACATGCCCAAGAGGGGCCTGGAAGTCAACAAATGTGAAATTGCCAG ATTCTACAAACTCCATGAGAGGAAATGTGAGCCCATAGTCATGACAGTGCCACGCAAG TCTGATCTGTTCCAGGAGGACCTGTACCCAGACACCATCGGCCCTGAGCCTTCAGTCGAAGCTGACGAGTGGTTTCAAGGAAAAGACGGCCAGCCTATTCTGATCTCTCTAAAAGACGGGTTTGTAGCAACCACCAAAGCCAAGGAGTTCAAAGTTCACAAGAGCCTCATGAAGACCACGACTGCTTGTGTTGGAAATCAACAGGATAACAGCGGG gagCTTCAGTCCTTGAGAAAGGAGATGAAAGACCTCAAAGCGGCGATAGAGGAGCTGACCAATCGCGTGAAGGAGCTGGAGAGCAAGCATTAA
- the cldni gene encoding claudin i produces MGSVGVQIVCVALGVLGLIGAIVCCAVPRWKVSSFVGSNIVTAQSAQEGLWMNCVVQSTGQQQCKNFDSLLVLPSDLQAARALTIICCLLCCLSVLILFCGADFTTCIENEDAKPKISLVAGVGMLLAGLLLIIAVSWSAHTIVQDFNNPLIALTQKKEIGACIFIGWGAGALLLLGGGLLCCFSRPGSGSSGGTVKYYGNNAGANKNYV; encoded by the exons ATGGGATCTGTCGGCGTTCAGATTGTATGTGTGGCCCTCGGGGTCCTCGGCCTGATCGGGGCCATCGTGTGCTGTGCTGTCCCACGCTGGAAGGTGTCCTCCTTCGTGGGATCCAACATCGTGACTGCACAG agCGCGCAGGAGGGCCTGTGGATGAACTGTGTGGTGCAGAGTACCGGCCAGCAGCAGTGCAAGAACTTCGACTCCCTGCTGGTGTTGCCCTCTGATCTGCAGGCCGCCCGTGCCCTGACCATTATCTGCTGCCTGCTCTGCTGCCTCAGTGTCCTTATCCTGTTCTGCGGAGCCGACTTCACCACCTGCATAGAGAACGAAGACGCCAAGCCCAAGATCAGCCTGGTGGCCGGGGTGGGCATGCTGCTGGCAGGCCTCTTGTTGATCATTGCCGTCAGCTGGTCCGCCCACACTATTGTGCAAGACTTCAACAACCCCTTGATAGCTCTTACCCAGAAGAAGGAGATAGGGGCATGCATCTTCATAGGTTGGGGGGCCGGCGCTCTGCTTCTTCTGGGTGGTGgtctgctctgctgcttcagCAGGCCTGGATCTGGCAGCTCTGGGGGAACCGTCAAGTATTACGGCAACAATGCCGGAGCCAATAAAAACTACGTGTAG